The candidate division KSB1 bacterium region AGCCAGGCGATGTAATCGCGGAACGGCCGGGGCAAAGGCCGTTGCAGGGTTGAACCATTGCAATAAGCCTCATAATAGGCAAAAACTTCATCCAGCAGTAGTGGCATGGACCAGCCGTCGATCAATAGGTGATGGTGATTCCAGATCAGTCGATAGCTATCCTCGGCCTCCTGAATAAGAGTGAAGCGCATTAACGGTGCCTGAGACAGATCGAATTTTTTCTTCAGTTCAGCCTGCAACAATTTGCTGAGTTGCTTATTCCGTTGATCAGGATCAAGCGCCCGCCAATCTAAGAATGTGAATGGGATTTTTACTTGCTGATAAACCACCTGTACTGGTTCATCCAAATCTTCCCAGATGAATGCCGTCCTCAAAATTGGATGCCGATCCACAGCGGTCTGCCAAGCGCGTTCGAACGCTGCTATGTTCAGATGACCTTTTAATCGACAGCTCACTTGCTCGCTGTAGACACCAGCTTCAGGTGAATACAAACTATGAAACAACATGCCCTGCTGCATTGGGGAAAGCGAATAGATGTCTTCAATATTCTCCCGACTCATTCCTACACCCTCTCCATTGTTTTGATCAATTTCTGCATGACCTTATCCAGTTTTTTCTGACTGAGTTTAGCGAGACGGAAATCCGATGGAGTGAAACCGATGATCTCTGAGCTCTTTGAGTGAGCAATCATCCCACGCAACTCCGAGATAAAGGTCTGAGCCAGATGCTCCACGGTTGACCTTCGCATCAGATTCTCGCTGTACTTCCACTCAAATTGGAGCTTTCCCCCACTTACGCTTCCATTGATTTCGATGATATGGCTGCGCTGGCCCAAATGGCTTCGCTCTGGTCCCTTCGATTCCCTTGCTACTGCAAAGATACCTGCCGCACCAGCCTGTTGATCAAATTGCCCCAGATAATTGAAAACGATAGGGGCTTTTGGTAACATCTGCATTTGATGGCGAATTTGTGGATCGTTACATAAATATTTCAGAATACCAAAACCAATCCCTTGATCAGGAACTTTGCGCAACTGTTCTTTAGCCATCTTTACGCTCTCCCCTCGGGTTCGGCTGGAGCGCAGATCGAGTACCACGGGATATACGGCAGTAAACCAGCCCACCGTTCGCGACAAATCCACCTCGGCAAATAGATCCGCGCGACCATGGCCTTCCAGATCGACGAAAAGCTGCCGCACGCCGGTAAAGTGATAAAATGTCTCCGTTAATGCGGTGAGCAAAACCTCGTTGATCTGAGCATGATACGCCGCTGGAACCGTTTTCAAGATTTCAGTCGTATCCTCGACATTGAGCCCAACCACCACGGTGCGTTCGCTGGCCTCAGTATTATCTCCAGATTCAAAATCGAACGGTATTCGACCAATAGATCGTTTGAACTGATTCAACCAAAATCCTGCTTGCTGTTTCAATGACTCGCTCTGAGCGTATTCGTTTAGCCTGCGCGCCCAATATTGGAACGATGTGGTCTTCGCTGGCAATTTCGTCGGTCGGCCAGCCTGAAGTTGATGATAAAGCGTTTGCAAATCCTCTAGCAAGATTCGCCATGAGACCCCGTCAACGACCAAGTGATGGATGACAATCAACAGCCGCTGTGCGCGATGTGGCCCACAATCGATTAGCATCAATCGAACAACTGGGCCCTGTTCTAAGGAAAGACTGCGCTGGCCGCGGGCAGCATGCCGTTCGATCTCCTGCGATAGCTCCAGATCGGAAACAGAAGATAGATCCACCAGTTCAAATGGAACTGCTACATCGCCTTCTGGAATATATTGTTCCCAGCCAAATTCCGTGTACCGGTAGCGAATGCGCAATGCATCATGATGCTGTTGAAGTTGCTCGGTCGCTGCTTTTAAAATCTCTGGATTGAGCCGCTCTTTGACCTCAAAGAACACGGATTGATTGTAATGATGGGGCTCAGCGAAGTTTTGGCTGAAGAACCATCGCTGAATCGGCGTTAATTCGATTTTCCCAATGACCAAAGCTTGTTCCGCTTGAATGTTCTGCCCCATATTGGCGACAGAAGCAAGCCCAGCAATGGTGGGATGTTCGAAAATCTGCTTGGGCGACAGCTTTAGCCCCGCTTGATTCGCCTTTGCGATCACTTGAATCCCAAGGATCGAATCCCCGCCCAGTTCAAAGAAATTATCATTCATGCTGATCCGTTTGACGCCAAGTACCTGACGCCAGATCTCCGAAAGTTTCTCTTCCACCGGGTTTCGAGGGGCGATGAAACTGCTATCCATTTCCAACCGAACTGGATCTGGAGCAGGCAGATTGCGACGATCGATTTTTCCAGTCGCGGTGCGTGGTAAGCGGTCCAAAATAACAAACGCCGACGGAATCATGTAATCTGGTAGCCGCTGCTTGAGATAGCCACGCAATTCGCTCATGAGCACGACTTTGTTCTCCAGCAATCTCGCAATGGTGTTGCGCAGCAGTTCTTGATCGGATTGAGTCATTTGCCTAAATGCGACGCCGATCCGCTCCCCGCTTTGCCAAACGAGCTGGGAATCCAAATGAATGGCGCTATTATCACTGGGCAGTTTCACCGCTACCCGAATATGCTTTTGAGCGTCCAGAGACGGGATTGGCGAAATGGTCATCAGCCTTGCCCCGCCCTCGGAAATATCCTCGGTTTTGAACAATGCTCGTTGATTGCCATTGAAGTCCAATGAAGCTTCGCTTAAAAATGGTACACGCACATGTCTGCGTTTACCAAATTTTCCATCGCTATTTGATATAGCTGGGACACAATAAGCAATCAGGCGTTTGGTATGGGATTCATCTTCTCGGGCAACAACCGCCACCTCGCGAATTAATTTATGCTTCTCCAGTTCAGCTTCGATCTCCGAAAGTTCGATGCGGAAACCTCGGATTTTCACCTGATGATCCTGGCGACCGATGAACTCGATCGTGCCATCTGAACGATAGCGCGCTAAATCTCCAGTGTTATAGATCCGTTCACCGGGATCTTTGCTAAACGGATCGGGGATAAATTTCTCAGCGGTTAAGTCAGGACGGTTAAGATATCCCCGCGCAACACCAGCACCGCCGATGTACAAGGTCCCTTTTACTCCCACCGGCACGGGCCGCATGTCTCGATCCAAAATATAAATCTTGGCGTTCGCAATGGGTCGACCGATGGGCACTTCAGTTCCCTCTTGCCAATTACTGGCTGGATCATCAGGGTCAAAACTGGTGGCAATGATCGTACCTTCGGTTGGCCCGTAGGTATTAAGCCACTGAACCCGATTGCCGACGATTTTCCGCCAACTGGCCAACCGTTCCGATGAGGCCTTATCCCCACCTACAATCACCAGACGCAATGAGTCAGGAATGTTTAATGGGTTCAACGTCATCTCATAAACCCATTCTTGCCAATAAGCCGTGGGCAGATCCAGCACTGTCAACTGGTACCGTTTCACCATCTCCATCAGATCAACCCCAGTAGCAAGGCCATCATCAGCGCTCCGCAACACCAATGTCGCCCCACTCAGCAAGGTCGGGAAAATTTCTTCCACCGCTGTATCGAAGTTGATCGTCGCAAATTGCAGCACACGATCCCCAGGTCGCAAGCGAAATTGAGCGATGCAATGGAGGTTGTGGTTCACAACAGAACGATGCTCCACCATAACCCCTTTTGGTCGGCCCGTGGAGCCTGAGGTATAAATCACATAGGCCAATTGCTGAGGCGAAACCGTGCCCTTCAGATCGGCTCGCGGCTGCTGAGCGATACCAGGCCAATCCCTGTCCAAACAAATCATTTTTGCTCGATAGGGCTCTAATGAGTGAACTAATGATTGCTGAGTAACAATCAGGGTTAAGTTCGCATCGTTGATCATGAATGCTAATCGATCGGCGGGATACCGTGGATCAAGCGGCACATAACAGCCGCCGGCTTTCAAAATCCCCAAAATCCCCACGATCAGCTCCAAGGATCGATCGAGACATAATCCCACTGGCACGTCTACTGTTACCCCAGCTTGCTTTAGTGCCAAAGCCAATTGATTAGCCCGTTCATTCAATTCACGATAACTGAGCGCTTGATCCTCATAAATCACCGCAATCGCTTCTGGTGTGCGATGAGCTTGCGCCTCAAATAGCTCATGGATCGCTTTATCCTTCGGAAAATCGGCCATGGTGTCGTTCCATTGATCCAGCATCAACCGCTCTTGAGCTGGTGTGAGAATCGACAGATCTGTGATTCTGGCTGCAGGATTTTCAAGGATCCTTTCGAGCAGCAAGCGAAAATGCTCGGCCATCCGACTAATCGTTTCTGGCTTAAACAGATCCGTGTTGTACTCGAATGCCCCAGAGATGCCATCAGGTCCCTCAAACAAGAGTAGCGTCAGATCGAACGTCGAGATTTTAGTATCCAGTTCGATCGAACGGAGTGTCAGTCCCTCCACTGATTGTTCGTGTCGGGCAACATTCTGCAAGGTGAACATCACTTGAAACAGCGGAGAATGGCTCATATCTCGGTGCGGTTGAACCGCATCCACGATCTTTTCGAACGGGACATCCTGATGCATGTAGGCGTCCAGGGTCGTGGTCTTCACCTGGTCTAACAATTGTTTGAAACTGAGTTGACCAGTCAGCCTGGTTCGCAAAACTAGGGTATTCACGAAAAATCCGATCAGGCCCTCAATCTCAGCTCGGTTGCGATTGGCGATGGGCGTGCCAACACAAATGTCGTCCTGTCCTGTGTACCGATAAAGCAAAGTCTGAAAAGCTGCCAACAATGTCATGAAAAGCGTCGCACCATGCTCACGACTCAGTCGATTCAGTTTCTCGGCAAGGGCTTTGGGCAATGCAAATGGGAAATGGTCCCCATTGGAAGTCTGCACGGCTGGTCGTGGAAAATCAGTTGGCAATTCCAGCGAATCTGGACAATCAGCCAATTGGTTCTTCCAGTAATTGAGCTGCGCCTCGAGCACCTCACCCTGAAGCCAATTCCGTTGCCAATAGGCGAAATCTGCATATTGGATATTCAGCGCTGGCAATGGGGAGGGCATTCCAGCCAGGAAGCTCCGATAGAGCACCGCCATTTCCGAAATCAATACTTGTGACGACCAGCCATCCGAGATGATGTGATGCATGGTGACAACGATAATATGATCTTCTGGCGTTAGGCGAAATAGCAACGCTCTCAGTAGCGGCAACTGATCCAATTTGAACGGCCGTCGGATTTCTTCGCTGGCGAACTCCGATGCCACTGCCTCTCGATGCTGCGCGGGCAATTCTTGCAAATCCACCAACGGCAAAGGAATGACCAGCTTCGGAGCGATCATGAGTTTCGCTTTGCCAGCATCATTGATAAAGCTTGTTCGGAGATTTTCGTGCCGCTCCACAATAGCATTCAGGCTTTTATGAAGGGCCGCCACATTCAATTTGCCAGTCAACCGAAAGCCCATTGGAATATTGTAAAGTGGGCTTTCGGGTTCCAATTGATCCAAAAACCAGAGCCTCTGCTGAGCGAACGATAATGGAAGGTCTTGAGTTCTCGGCACTGGCACAATCGGTGGCGCAGCGCTGATAGTACCCTGTCGTTGAACGCGCTCAACCCGTTGAGCCAATTCTGCTACTGTCGGTGCTTCAAACAGATCGCGCAGTGGCAATTCTACTTTCAAAATTTCGCGGATGCGCGATATGACTTGGGTCGCTAAAAGTGAATGCCCCCCCAACTCAAAAAAATTCGCATTGGCCGCTACGCGATCAATTTTCAAAATGTTCCCATAGATCGAAGCCACCAGCTCTTCCACAGGCGTGCGCGGAGCGATGAAGCTCTCTTCAGCCAATTGCGACCAATCGGGCGCTGGTAAAGCCCGACGGTTGATTTTCGCGTTCGGCGTTAGCGGTAATTGTTCCAAATAAACAAAAGCCGCGGGCACCATATATTCGGGAAGCCGGCCTTTCAAAAAATCCTTCAATGCCGATATACTTGGTGGATTTTGTGTCGAGGCTACAAGATATGCCACCAAAACTTTATTCTCGGGCAGATCCTCCCGAACAATCACCACCGCCTCCTTGATCCCCTCGAACCGTTTCAATGTTGCTTCAATCTCTCCCAACTCGATGCGAAAGCCGCGCAACTTCACTTGATGATCCACGCGTCCGAGAAACTCGATCTGGCCATCTGGCAAATACCGAACTAAATCGCCAGTGCGATAAAGTCGACTGCCTGGCGTGGTGCTGAACGGATTCGGAACGAAACGTTCCGCGGTCAATTGCTGCCTTCGATGATAGCCCCGAGCCAAGCCATCTCCTCCGATATATAGCTCCCCTGGCACACCGATGGGAACTGGCACCATGTGCCGATCCAGCACAAAATGAGTGACATTATTGATCGGTCTGCCGATCGCAGGGCGCTCTGGCCCTTCCTTTACGACACAAATGGTTGAATCGACAGCACACTCAGTGGGACCATACATGTTATAAGTGGCCACTTGTTGGGACTGACGCAACATTTGCCAGGTGGCGTGGTCGATCGCCTCACCTCCAGGCAACAGAATCGAGGGTGTCCAGTCATTTCCCTCGAGCATTCCCGCCGAGATCAATAGCTTCAATTGGGAAGGGACACAATCTAACACCTCGATCTGCTTATCTCGCAAATATGCTAACATCGCCTCACCGTCCAACCGGATATCCTGCGGGATGATGCAGAGAGTATGCCCGCTCAAGAGCATCACCAGTTGCTGGACCGAGGCATCAAATAACAACGGCGCATTGAGACTCACGCGATACGGTCGATCTTCATGGTTTGAATAAATCGTTTGTCTTAGACCAGACCACAAATTTACCACAGAGCGATGTTGTAACATCACCCCTTTGGGCTGTCCTGTAGAACCAGAGGTATAAATCATATAGGCCAGGTTCTCTGGCAGCGTGAGGTTTTCAGGATTCTCG contains the following coding sequences:
- a CDS encoding amino acid adenylation domain-containing protein, which gives rise to MTDYTKMMAVLSPQKRAVLELKLKQHGNDYNSFSLSFSQQRLWFIDQLQPGNPIYNIPSAFRLEGELNVRALERSLNEVIARHEVLRTSFLNLNGEPVQIVAPKLQLKLPVIDLTELSPHEAEARVLILARQEAQRPFDLKRPPLMRVTLIKLNAREHIALLTLHHIIADGWSMGILIRELATLYQAFSNGRPSPLAPLKLQYADFARWQKEYLQGETLERQLRYWKEKLGIDPAVLELPTDFPRPAQLSFEGASLPVELPKELVAELHRLGRQANVTLFMTLLAGFQTLLHRYTGQDEISVGSPIANRTRKETEDLIGFFVNTLVFHTDLSGDPSFNELLARVKETTLGAYAHQDVPFEKLVEVLQPQRNLSHTPLFQVMLVLQNTPNKPIQLPNLTLRPLLFDRGVAQFDLSLNVGEVDGAIKGMVEFNTRLFLPDTIHRMMEHFKILLQSAVEHPELPISLLSMLSAAEREHILVDWNKTENDYDGGQCIHQLFEQQVRRTPQAIAVEYQSDQISYQELNARANQLAQYLRKFGVKPDQLVGLCLDRSIEMIVGLLGILKAGAAYVPLDPSYPAERLSYILADSGVSVVVTLKRFSAAIPGKDRMIVFLDEEWPTISQESDENPENLTLPENLAYMIYTSGSTGQPKGVMLQHRSVVNLWSGLRQTIYSNHEDRPYRVSLNAPLLFDASVQQLVMLLSGHTLCIIPQDIRLDGEAMLAYLRDKQIEVLDCVPSQLKLLISAGMLEGNDWTPSILLPGGEAIDHATWQMLRQSQQVATYNMYGPTECAVDSTICVVKEGPERPAIGRPINNVTHFVLDRHMVPVPIGVPGELYIGGDGLARGYHRRQQLTAERFVPNPFSTTPGSRLYRTGDLVRYLPDGQIEFLGRVDHQVKLRGFRIELGEIEATLKRFEGIKEAVVIVREDLPENKVLVAYLVASTQNPPSISALKDFLKGRLPEYMVPAAFVYLEQLPLTPNAKINRRALPAPDWSQLAEESFIAPRTPVEELVASIYGNILKIDRVAANANFFELGGHSLLATQVISRIREILKVELPLRDLFEAPTVAELAQRVERVQRQGTISAAPPIVPVPRTQDLPLSFAQQRLWFLDQLEPESPLYNIPMGFRLTGKLNVAALHKSLNAIVERHENLRTSFINDAGKAKLMIAPKLVIPLPLVDLQELPAQHREAVASEFASEEIRRPFKLDQLPLLRALLFRLTPEDHIIVVTMHHIISDGWSSQVLISEMAVLYRSFLAGMPSPLPALNIQYADFAYWQRNWLQGEVLEAQLNYWKNQLADCPDSLELPTDFPRPAVQTSNGDHFPFALPKALAEKLNRLSREHGATLFMTLLAAFQTLLYRYTGQDDICVGTPIANRNRAEIEGLIGFFVNTLVLRTRLTGQLSFKQLLDQVKTTTLDAYMHQDVPFEKIVDAVQPHRDMSHSPLFQVMFTLQNVARHEQSVEGLTLRSIELDTKISTFDLTLLLFEGPDGISGAFEYNTDLFKPETISRMAEHFRLLLERILENPAARITDLSILTPAQERLMLDQWNDTMADFPKDKAIHELFEAQAHRTPEAIAVIYEDQALSYRELNERANQLALALKQAGVTVDVPVGLCLDRSLELIVGILGILKAGGCYVPLDPRYPADRLAFMINDANLTLIVTQQSLVHSLEPYRAKMICLDRDWPGIAQQPRADLKGTVSPQQLAYVIYTSGSTGRPKGVMVEHRSVVNHNLHCIAQFRLRPGDRVLQFATINFDTAVEEIFPTLLSGATLVLRSADDGLATGVDLMEMVKRYQLTVLDLPTAYWQEWVYEMTLNPLNIPDSLRLVIVGGDKASSERLASWRKIVGNRVQWLNTYGPTEGTIIATSFDPDDPASNWQEGTEVPIGRPIANAKIYILDRDMRPVPVGVKGTLYIGGAGVARGYLNRPDLTAEKFIPDPFSKDPGERIYNTGDLARYRSDGTIEFIGRQDHQVKIRGFRIELSEIEAELEKHKLIREVAVVAREDESHTKRLIAYCVPAISNSDGKFGKRRHVRVPFLSEASLDFNGNQRALFKTEDISEGGARLMTISPIPSLDAQKHIRVAVKLPSDNSAIHLDSQLVWQSGERIGVAFRQMTQSDQELLRNTIARLLENKVVLMSELRGYLKQRLPDYMIPSAFVILDRLPRTATGKIDRRNLPAPDPVRLEMDSSFIAPRNPVEEKLSEIWRQVLGVKRISMNDNFFELGGDSILGIQVIAKANQAGLKLSPKQIFEHPTIAGLASVANMGQNIQAEQALVIGKIELTPIQRWFFSQNFAEPHHYNQSVFFEVKERLNPEILKAATEQLQQHHDALRIRYRYTEFGWEQYIPEGDVAVPFELVDLSSVSDLELSQEIERHAARGQRSLSLEQGPVVRLMLIDCGPHRAQRLLIVIHHLVVDGVSWRILLEDLQTLYHQLQAGRPTKLPAKTTSFQYWARRLNEYAQSESLKQQAGFWLNQFKRSIGRIPFDFESGDNTEASERTVVVGLNVEDTTEILKTVPAAYHAQINEVLLTALTETFYHFTGVRQLFVDLEGHGRADLFAEVDLSRTVGWFTAVYPVVLDLRSSRTRGESVKMAKEQLRKVPDQGIGFGILKYLCNDPQIRHQMQMLPKAPIVFNYLGQFDQQAGAAGIFAVARESKGPERSHLGQRSHIIEINGSVSGGKLQFEWKYSENLMRRSTVEHLAQTFISELRGMIAHSKSSEIIGFTPSDFRLAKLSQKKLDKVMQKLIKTMERV